A single uncultured Methanolobus sp. DNA region contains:
- a CDS encoding 2-amino-3,7-dideoxy-D-threo-hept-6-ulosonate synthase → MTEIGKKIRIERIMHRDSRNMVIIPMDHGISDGPIKGLINVADTINKVAEGGADAVLMQKGIVNYGHRGYGHDVGLIVHMSASTILGPDPNNKVQVCSVEEVMKMGADAVSIHVNVGSETEADQLQKLGSVSEECNYWGMPLLAMMYPRGKDITNPHDSELIAHVARVGAELGADVVKTLYTGDVDTFKDVVQGCPVPIVIAGGPKTNTDEEFLQMIQGAMEGGARGVAIGRNVFQHENPTKITKAITEIVHYKKSVEEALEMLK, encoded by the coding sequence AGGAACATGGTAATCATACCAATGGACCACGGAATATCTGACGGACCTATAAAAGGTCTTATCAATGTGGCTGACACCATCAACAAAGTTGCTGAAGGCGGCGCAGATGCAGTTCTCATGCAGAAAGGTATTGTAAACTACGGACACAGGGGATACGGACATGATGTAGGACTCATTGTTCACATGAGCGCATCAACCATCCTTGGACCTGACCCTAACAACAAAGTCCAGGTATGCTCTGTAGAAGAAGTCATGAAAATGGGAGCAGATGCAGTTTCAATCCATGTGAACGTTGGTTCTGAGACCGAGGCAGACCAGCTTCAGAAACTTGGAAGCGTATCCGAAGAATGCAACTACTGGGGAATGCCACTTCTTGCAATGATGTACCCACGTGGAAAGGACATCACAAACCCGCACGACTCCGAGCTTATAGCCCATGTTGCCAGAGTAGGTGCAGAGCTTGGTGCAGACGTTGTCAAGACACTTTACACAGGAGATGTTGATACATTCAAGGACGTAGTCCAGGGATGTCCTGTGCCAATAGTGATTGCAGGCGGACCAAAGACAAATACCGATGAAGAGTTCCTCCAGATGATCCAAGGTGCCATGGAAGGAGGAGCCAGGGGTGTTGCGATAGGAAGGAATGTATTCCAGCACGAGAACCCTACAAAAATTACAAAAGCAATTACAGAGATAGTGCACTACAAAAAGTCAGTTGAAGAAGCACTGGAAATGCTGAAATAA